TGAGATGGCTACGCAACAATAGACCTCCAGGTCCGTTGAATGGCGGAAACGTCTGATGAGCAATGATAAGAGTATCACCCCACCCAAGGGCGCACACAGTACAAGGGATCAGCAATGACACCAAAGCGAACAACAGAAtctcttgctcttctggtCCAACTGTAGTGTACAGACGCACGACAGCCCAGAATATGTACAATGACTCGGAGAGGATCTCTAGTAacgtaaaagaaaaatcattCCTTTCGCTCGCAATGACACGACTCTGGGAAATTAGACCAAACAATAATACATAATCGGGGGTTACCCGAACAACCTTTCTTGTACCCTAGGGGGCACGACCGTTGTACCAGAACAGCTGTCACTCATCCTTCCGCTTTGTACCTCCCAATTTCTCTAGTTCTCCCCGGCCTTCATCTTCAGGTAGGCCTCAAGGTCGAACCGGCTGTCCTCGGGATCCGTGATGACTGCAGGCAACCGTTAGCGCCGGGTCAAGTATAGCATTACCTTCGTGGGATAGATCGAAGGGGCCGTATCTCATTCAGGGCTTAGAAAGCTGGCAACATACTTCCGTTGTTCTGTGTGTCCTTGGGtgctgtcttcttcttccattcgGCCTTGGCCTGCTGAATCAGGCGTTCCTGGCGGGCGTATTCACGGTCGGCTTCGGCACGCTTCGCGCTGGCGGTGATTGAGGATTGGTGGTAGGCACCGTAGAAGAGACCGGCTACGAGAGCCGAGTAGCGAAGGACCTGTAATGCGAGTATGATGCTGTCAGTTGCCCAGGGTCCATTATCAGAACGGGGCCCTTGCGGACACTCACGTTGACACCTTGTGCGGTAGCCATCTTTAAGATCCTGGTCTCCGGAGCGGAATTCAAAAAAGGACAAATAAACACAGGGTAACAAGGCCGGATTCCGAGCGACCGTTTGGAGGGTATCAATTGGCAATGGCTGGCAATCGGATAGGATACTCAGAAGCTTGTTCAAGGCGAAGTTCCTGTCGCGAGTTTTTCCGGACCGTCGGGGGCCTGTGCTTATGTCATCCGCCGACCCGGACTCTGGGCGCGGGACGGGGAAGTCCAACTAACGCGCATAACATACCTTGAGACGGGAGTAAATAATCATAAACTTATAGTACCCGAactggtttggtttggatggTACGTCAGCCCATCGGCTGTCTCAATTCACCATGTCATCAGCCATGCAGCAGCGAAAGGCAGAGATTCTCGCCAAAAGAGCGAAACTTGCCGAACTAAAACGACAAAGAGAGTTGCGC
This window of the Aspergillus flavus chromosome 8, complete sequence genome carries:
- a CDS encoding ATP synthase E chain-domain-containing protein produces the protein MATAQGVNVLRYSALVAGLFYGAYHQSSITASAKRAEADREYARQERLIQQAKAEWKKKTAPKDTQNNGIITDPEDSRFDLEAYLKMKAGEN